The bacterium genome has a window encoding:
- a CDS encoding helicase, with protein MVKDSRLVLDLETKKTFDEVGGRNNLAELGISVVGVYDYATNTYKAYQEHEFGVLQNLLINASLIIGFNHLYFDMPVLQPYLSVDVTKLPLFDIMDDLKNILGHRVGLDSVAQATLNVGKNGHGLDAIRYWREGKIEELKNYCLNDVKVTKEVFDYGVANGKISYLSKLGNQKKEVKVDWKKYKKPVSDTPAAPAQYKLF; from the coding sequence ATGGTAAAAGACTCCCGTTTAGTACTCGATTTAGAAACCAAAAAAACTTTTGATGAAGTAGGAGGCCGCAACAACCTGGCCGAGCTTGGCATTTCGGTTGTGGGTGTGTACGATTATGCAACCAATACCTACAAGGCCTACCAAGAACACGAGTTTGGCGTTCTGCAAAATCTGCTTATCAATGCTTCGCTCATCATTGGGTTTAATCACCTATATTTCGACATGCCTGTGTTACAACCCTATCTTTCGGTAGATGTTACCAAACTTCCCTTGTTTGACATCATGGACGATCTTAAAAATATTTTGGGTCATCGTGTGGGGCTCGATAGCGTAGCTCAGGCTACTCTTAACGTAGGTAAAAACGGACACGGGCTGGATGCTATCCGTTACTGGCGCGAGGGTAAAATAGAAGAACTCAAAAATTACTGTTTAAATGACGTAAAAGTAACCAAAGAAGTTTTTGATTACGGTGTTGCCAACGGGAAAATTTCCTACTTATCCAAGCTGGGTAACCAGAAAAAGGAAGTTAAGGTAGACTGGAAAAAATACAAAAAACCGGTAAGCGACACGCCTGCCGCTCCTGCTCAATATAAATTATTTTAA
- a CDS encoding beta-lactamase family protein, whose translation MNKIDSLFEQALADGVFPGASVLVLSHQKIVFEKVYGLAQKEPIERALTPHLFFDIASLTKPIATATLFMKAVERKLCSLHDPLSKYFSKANPQITLAHLLNHSSGLAAYKEYEKESHPADIKQWMTDKIVSESLENPVGTKVVYSDLGYLLLGFILEKIFSLPLDVLFKNEIANPLKLNLFYNPISKPLDKTESHFVATELCPLRNKILLGEAMDERCYLLNGVAGHAGLFGTARDVAGYLIELRKVEKGESTFVNPAVLKTFLTKPASGGFTLGFDTPSFPSSSGKYFSELSVGHLGYTGTSFWWDRKKDFSVILLTNRIHPTRINEAIKKFRPKAHDVIVENLHQ comes from the coding sequence TTGAATAAAATTGATTCTTTATTCGAACAAGCTTTAGCCGATGGCGTTTTTCCCGGGGCCAGTGTTCTTGTGTTGAGTCATCAGAAGATTGTTTTTGAAAAAGTGTATGGCTTGGCGCAAAAAGAACCTATAGAGCGTGCCTTAACGCCCCATTTATTTTTTGATATTGCCTCTCTTACAAAGCCCATTGCGACCGCGACACTCTTCATGAAGGCGGTAGAACGAAAACTTTGTTCCCTTCATGATCCTCTTTCCAAATATTTTTCGAAAGCAAATCCACAAATAACATTAGCTCATTTGCTCAATCACTCTTCCGGTCTTGCTGCTTATAAAGAATATGAGAAAGAATCGCATCCAGCTGACATAAAACAGTGGATGACGGATAAAATTGTTTCCGAGTCTTTAGAAAACCCCGTGGGGACTAAAGTGGTGTACAGTGATTTGGGTTATTTATTATTGGGTTTTATTTTAGAAAAAATATTTTCATTACCCCTTGATGTATTATTTAAAAATGAAATTGCCAATCCCCTGAAGCTAAATCTATTTTATAATCCAATCAGTAAGCCGCTTGATAAAACAGAAAGTCATTTTGTGGCCACCGAGCTCTGTCCGTTGCGCAATAAAATTTTATTGGGCGAAGCGATGGATGAGCGTTGTTATCTGCTTAATGGTGTTGCCGGCCATGCCGGCCTGTTTGGCACAGCGCGGGATGTAGCGGGGTATCTCATAGAGTTAAGGAAAGTTGAAAAAGGCGAGAGTACTTTTGTTAATCCGGCAGTCCTTAAAACTTTTTTAACAAAGCCAGCTAGTGGTGGCTTTACTCTTGGTTTTGATACGCCCAGCTTTCCTTCGTCATCCGGCAAATATTTTTCAGAATTGTCGGTGGGTCATCTGGGTTATACCGGCACTTCTTTTTGGTGGGACCGTAAAAAAGATTTTTCTGTTATTTTACTTACCAACCGCATTCATCCCACACGAATAAACGAGGCTATTAAAAAATTCAGGCCTAAAGCGCACGATGTGATTGTAGAAAATTTACATCAATAA
- a CDS encoding LD-carboxypeptidase produces MKKAKQLRDGDIIGIAASASPFEKDKFLAAVEHLRSKDYKVFYKDDIFEKKNYLAGNDARRAKELLSLLSNKKINALFFARGGYGMMRILPFVDKMMKPSHPKIVMGYSDITPLLNYLTQKKKWITFYGPVVAKDLTPPVDLLTEKTLFQTLTGIVQKPFYQFDETVCLKKGRAQGMLTGGCLSLIISTLATPYELDTTNKILFFEDINEKPYAVDRMLTQLKLAGKLKKAKGIIFGNFVNGGENEHYIETIKDVLKDFKGPVLYNFPAGHGAQKVTLAFGAKVELNATNKTLKYLESPLE; encoded by the coding sequence ATGAAAAAAGCAAAACAACTAAGAGATGGTGACATTATCGGTATTGCGGCCTCGGCGAGTCCATTTGAAAAAGATAAATTTTTAGCCGCTGTGGAGCATCTTCGGTCTAAAGATTATAAAGTTTTTTACAAAGACGATATCTTTGAAAAGAAAAATTATCTGGCTGGTAACGATGCCAGACGTGCTAAAGAGCTGCTTTCTCTTTTATCAAATAAAAAAATAAACGCGCTGTTTTTTGCCCGTGGTGGTTACGGGATGATGCGTATTTTGCCCTTTGTTGATAAGATGATGAAGCCCAGCCATCCTAAAATTGTGATGGGCTATAGCGATATCACGCCACTTTTAAATTATCTCACGCAAAAAAAGAAATGGATTACTTTTTACGGGCCGGTAGTAGCTAAAGACTTAACGCCACCAGTGGATCTTTTAACCGAAAAAACACTTTTTCAAACACTTACCGGAATTGTGCAAAAACCGTTTTACCAGTTTGACGAAACTGTGTGCTTAAAAAAGGGTAGGGCGCAGGGCATGCTGACTGGGGGATGTCTATCTCTCATCATTTCTACATTGGCCACTCCTTATGAGCTTGATACGACGAACAAAATATTATTTTTTGAAGATATTAACGAAAAACCCTACGCGGTAGACCGCATGCTGACTCAGCTCAAATTGGCTGGAAAACTTAAAAAGGCCAAGGGAATTATATTTGGAAATTTTGTAAATGGTGGTGAGAACGAGCATTATATTGAAACCATCAAGGATGTTTTAAAAGATTTTAAAGGCCCGGTGCTATATAATTTTCCGGCAGGCCATGGGGCGCAAAAAGTGACACTGGCTTTTGGAGCCAAGGTGGAGCTTAACGCCACAAATAAAACCCTCAAGTATCTGGAAAGTCCTCTTGAATAA
- a CDS encoding thiamine pyrophosphate-dependent dehydrogenase E1 component subunit alpha yields MPMLDSQDLHGFKPSGDAQQPQELATHGLIHSLLTKQDLLNLYHYLVLTRTLEDKIHYICSHQNPKNPLIIGKGYLSTGQEAVSIGAAYTLKENDWVAQSHRDFGCLLMRGLTVDDLLMQYFSKVDGPTKGRDANVHLGNTQKRILGFISHMGAMLPAANGVAWASKYKGENNVTLAFFGDGASSQGAVHEAMNYAAVFKLPVVFICNNNGWAISTPTHQQYAIQDISARASAYGMPGSTCDGNNVVEVYNHLKKAVDHARNGNGPSLVECKTMRMAGHGTHDRAQYMPKDQIEYWKSRDPISNFEQRLINNGVADDFLFKNKKEELAQLVNEAVERISQMPGPTVDKQLDDVFAK; encoded by the coding sequence ATGCCCATGCTGGATTCACAAGATCTGCATGGATTCAAACCGAGCGGGGATGCACAACAACCCCAGGAACTGGCAACACATGGTTTGATCCATTCTCTCCTCACCAAGCAAGACTTGCTGAATCTCTACCATTATCTGGTTTTAACCCGCACCCTGGAAGACAAAATTCATTACATATGCTCACACCAAAACCCCAAAAACCCACTTATTATCGGTAAAGGTTATTTATCAACGGGACAAGAAGCGGTGTCTATTGGGGCTGCTTATACGCTGAAAGAAAACGATTGGGTGGCACAAAGCCATCGTGATTTTGGTTGTTTGCTCATGCGCGGACTGACGGTGGATGATTTGCTCATGCAATATTTTAGTAAAGTAGATGGCCCCACCAAGGGACGCGATGCCAATGTGCACCTGGGAAACACGCAAAAAAGAATATTGGGATTTATCTCGCACATGGGTGCCATGCTTCCTGCTGCCAACGGTGTAGCCTGGGCCTCCAAATACAAAGGCGAAAACAATGTTACACTCGCCTTTTTTGGCGATGGTGCCTCCTCACAGGGTGCTGTGCACGAAGCCATGAATTACGCAGCCGTGTTTAAACTGCCCGTTGTTTTTATTTGCAACAATAATGGCTGGGCTATTTCTACACCCACCCATCAGCAATATGCCATTCAGGATATCTCGGCACGAGCCAGCGCTTACGGCATGCCAGGATCAACATGCGACGGCAATAATGTGGTAGAGGTTTATAATCACCTTAAAAAAGCCGTTGATCATGCAAGAAATGGTAATGGCCCAAGTTTAGTAGAATGCAAAACCATGCGCATGGCTGGCCACGGCACACACGACCGCGCTCAATACATGCCTAAAGATCAAATAGAATATTGGAAGTCCCGCGACCCCATTTCAAATTTTGAACAAAGATTGATCAATAATGGGGTCGCGGATGATTTTTTATTTAAAAACAAAAAAGAAGAACTCGCCCAACTGGTGAATGAGGCTGTGGAACGGATTAGTCAAATGCCGGGGCCCACAGTGGATAAGCAGTTGGACGATGTATTTGCAAAATGA
- a CDS encoding alpha-ketoacid dehydrogenase subunit beta has product MNRPLYYADAIKEALALEMRRDDNVYIFGEDIAQYGGVFGVTKGLVDEFGEKRVRNTPLSEIAIMGEAVGAAVAGLVPVPEIQFSDFLTTAMSPLVDLAATYHYRIGTALPITIRAPSGGAMNIGNFHSKCLESWFTHVPGLKVVVPATAHDAKGLLISAIRDKNPVLFFEQKKLYREIKDDVPEGDYTVPLGKANIDREGKDISIITYGTPVHWARQAREELKQKNIFAEIVDLRTLAPLDKDTIKESFKKTNRAIVLHEAPKTSGFGAEIAAMLEEECFHDLAAPIVRIGAKHMPVPTNPTLEQYYLPSIQDITTAAEKLMEY; this is encoded by the coding sequence ATGAATCGACCCCTCTATTACGCCGATGCCATTAAAGAAGCACTGGCTCTAGAAATGCGCCGTGATGACAACGTGTACATTTTTGGAGAAGATATTGCCCAATATGGCGGCGTGTTTGGAGTGACTAAAGGTTTAGTGGATGAATTTGGCGAAAAGCGTGTGCGCAACACACCGCTAAGTGAAATTGCGATTATGGGCGAAGCTGTTGGGGCGGCCGTGGCGGGGTTAGTTCCTGTTCCTGAAATTCAATTTTCAGATTTCCTCACCACGGCCATGTCCCCTTTGGTAGATTTAGCCGCTACGTATCATTACCGCATTGGCACCGCTCTACCCATCACCATTAGAGCTCCCAGCGGAGGCGCCATGAATATCGGCAATTTTCATTCTAAATGTTTAGAAAGCTGGTTTACACACGTGCCGGGGTTAAAAGTAGTGGTGCCCGCTACCGCCCACGATGCCAAAGGGCTTTTGATCAGTGCCATAAGAGATAAAAACCCCGTTTTATTTTTTGAACAAAAAAAGCTCTATCGTGAAATTAAAGATGATGTACCCGAGGGTGATTATACGGTGCCCCTGGGAAAAGCCAATATTGACCGCGAAGGAAAAGATATTTCGATCATTACCTATGGAACACCAGTTCATTGGGCAAGACAAGCGCGTGAGGAATTAAAACAAAAAAATATTTTTGCCGAAATTGTCGATCTACGGACACTGGCCCCTTTAGATAAAGACACCATTAAAGAATCGTTTAAAAAAACAAACCGCGCCATTGTGCTGCACGAAGCCCCTAAAACAAGCGGCTTTGGAGCCGAGATTGCTGCTATGTTAGAAGAAGAGTGTTTTCATGATTTAGCAGCACCCATTGTGAGGATTGGAGCTAAACACATGCCTGTTCCTACAAATCCAACGCTCGAGCAATATTATTTACCCAGTATTCAAGACATTACAACGGCAGCAGAAAAATTAATGGAGTATTAA
- a CDS encoding 2-oxo acid dehydrogenase subunit E2: MTQIYLTMPQPGETITEGKIIRWIAKEGDMIKEGDIVSELETEKALFEFESPFEGRITTLIHHNGDNVPVGEPIAVLEVEDSKAKNYLMMGLGQKGPEVSQTTIIETKKETPVKNKAPLSHSPYIRKMITQHNLSDKQIEDYLEQHQKEKLTKEDIEKLIKPNLDSGLRRNGTDLYQDIPVSPIRERIAQNMLKAVTTIPHAHTNVTIDMTKIVEKRKQTKQNYLVLLWPALKAAIQKHPLVNATYKNDPPTIRTFNKIHLGVSVDTDKGLFVPVLKDAHLEKDFETKWNSLLQKTKDNKLSVDEVTGATFTFNNFGYFGTNVGVQIIPYPQAASLGMGRIEKRPWIVGEGIAIRSVSEWTLAFDHRVMDGRDAARFMETLKELIEQA, encoded by the coding sequence ATGACGCAAATTTATCTCACCATGCCTCAACCCGGTGAAACTATTACCGAGGGAAAAATCATCCGCTGGATTGCAAAAGAGGGCGATATGATCAAAGAAGGCGATATTGTGAGCGAGCTAGAAACAGAAAAAGCTCTCTTTGAATTTGAATCGCCCTTTGAAGGCCGTATTACAACGCTTATACATCACAATGGAGATAATGTTCCCGTAGGCGAACCAATTGCAGTGCTAGAAGTGGAAGATTCTAAAGCCAAAAACTATTTAATGATGGGCTTGGGTCAAAAAGGCCCGGAAGTTTCTCAAACAACGATTATAGAAACTAAAAAAGAAACTCCGGTTAAAAACAAGGCCCCTCTTTCTCATTCACCTTATATACGGAAAATGATCACGCAGCACAATCTCTCTGACAAACAAATTGAAGATTATTTAGAACAGCATCAAAAAGAAAAACTCACCAAGGAGGATATTGAGAAACTGATAAAACCGAACCTGGATTCCGGCCTACGCCGGAATGGCACAGATCTTTACCAAGACATCCCCGTCTCTCCTATCCGCGAACGCATTGCTCAAAATATGCTTAAAGCGGTAACCACTATCCCGCACGCGCATACCAATGTGACCATTGATATGACTAAAATTGTAGAAAAACGAAAACAAACAAAACAAAATTATTTGGTTCTTCTGTGGCCGGCATTAAAAGCCGCTATTCAAAAACACCCGTTGGTAAACGCTACTTATAAAAATGATCCGCCCACGATCCGTACTTTTAATAAAATTCACTTGGGGGTGAGTGTAGATACCGATAAAGGGCTTTTTGTTCCTGTGCTAAAAGATGCCCATCTTGAAAAAGATTTCGAAACAAAATGGAACTCTTTGCTTCAAAAAACAAAAGACAACAAGCTGAGTGTGGATGAAGTTACCGGCGCCACATTTACGTTTAACAATTTTGGATATTTTGGAACAAACGTAGGGGTCCAAATTATTCCCTACCCGCAAGCAGCAAGTTTAGGCATGGGCCGCATTGAAAAACGCCCGTGGATTGTGGGTGAAGGTATTGCTATACGCTCTGTATCGGAATGGACTTTAGCCTTTGATCACCGCGTGATGGACGGACGCGATGCCGCCCGCTTTATGGAAACGTTAAAAGAATTAATCGAACAAGCTTAA
- a CDS encoding 2-hydroxychromene-2-carboxylate isomerase — protein MKTVTYYFDPISPYVHMAFHGLPAFLKRNQNVQIKYVPVLFAGLLNAHGQKGPAEIAAKRVNVMKEILRFGKILGIQMKLPPQHPYNPLTVLRILTSLGEGDECFKLANIFSKASWEEGLDISDANVVRSILMNNKYDADALLAKANDLAIKNKLKENTDKAINQNVFGVPSFVVDDEVFWGNDRLEHLELYLQGKLDIDRKLFQEMMNRPRGADRKQI, from the coding sequence ATGAAAACCGTCACTTATTATTTTGACCCCATCAGTCCGTATGTGCATATGGCTTTTCATGGCCTGCCTGCGTTTTTAAAACGAAATCAAAATGTACAAATCAAATACGTTCCCGTTTTATTTGCAGGCCTTCTCAATGCCCATGGGCAAAAGGGGCCGGCTGAAATAGCAGCCAAGCGCGTGAATGTGATGAAAGAGATTTTACGTTTTGGAAAAATTTTGGGAATTCAAATGAAGCTGCCACCGCAACATCCTTATAATCCACTCACAGTTTTGCGAATTTTAACGTCTTTAGGTGAAGGTGATGAATGCTTTAAGCTGGCAAACATTTTTTCAAAAGCGTCGTGGGAAGAGGGGCTTGACATATCAGATGCTAACGTTGTTCGGTCCATTCTTATGAATAATAAGTACGACGCCGATGCGTTACTTGCGAAAGCAAACGATCTCGCTATCAAAAACAAATTAAAAGAAAATACCGATAAGGCAATTAACCAAAACGTGTTTGGTGTGCCTTCATTTGTGGTGGATGACGAAGTATTCTGGGGCAACGACCGTTTGGAGCATCTCGAATTATATCTCCAGGGCAAGCTGGATATTGATCGGAAATTATTTCAAGAGATGATGAATCGCCCGCGTGGGGCCGATAGAAAACAAATTTAA
- the dinD gene encoding DNA damage-inducible protein D, translated as MVGSKNIFEIAKKMDPNGKEYWSSRDLGKILEYFEYRNFQAVIDKAKLACINSGNIAEQHFIDTTENVVLGSGANRVMPTVLLSRYACYLIVQNADPSKEIVAKGQTYFAIQTRKQELSEQDRENEKRLLLRDEISKHNIHLAEVAKKAGVREPLDYAIFQDFGYKGLYGGLGAKDIHSKKNLKKSQKILDHMGSTELAANLFRATQTEEKLKREPHQNKFQANQTHYNVGQKVRETIKELGGTMPEHLPTPDSIKKVQRKKVREKKEEKRLKN; from the coding sequence ATGGTCGGTTCCAAAAATATTTTTGAAATAGCCAAAAAAATGGATCCCAATGGAAAAGAATATTGGTCGTCTCGTGATTTAGGAAAGATACTTGAATATTTCGAGTATAGAAATTTTCAAGCCGTTATCGATAAAGCAAAGTTGGCCTGTATCAATAGTGGTAATATCGCCGAACAGCATTTTATTGATACCACAGAAAATGTGGTTCTCGGGTCAGGAGCAAATAGGGTGATGCCCACTGTTTTGTTATCGCGGTATGCTTGTTATTTGATTGTCCAAAATGCTGATCCCTCCAAAGAAATAGTAGCCAAAGGCCAAACCTATTTTGCAATTCAAACCAGGAAACAGGAGCTTTCGGAGCAAGATCGTGAAAATGAAAAACGTTTACTTTTGCGTGATGAAATTTCCAAGCATAATATTCACCTTGCCGAGGTAGCTAAAAAAGCGGGAGTAAGAGAACCTCTTGATTATGCTATTTTTCAGGATTTTGGTTACAAAGGACTATATGGGGGTTTAGGAGCGAAGGATATTCATTCGAAAAAAAACTTAAAGAAAAGTCAAAAAATTTTGGATCATATGGGAAGTACAGAATTAGCTGCTAATTTATTTCGTGCTACCCAAACAGAAGAAAAACTCAAGCGAGAACCGCATCAAAATAAATTTCAAGCTAATCAAACCCACTATAATGTGGGCCAAAAGGTGAGGGAAACCATAAAAGAATTAGGTGGTACCATGCCAGAGCACTTGCCAACCCCTGACAGTATTAAGAAAGTACAAAGGAAAAAAGTTAGAGAGAAAAAAGAAGAGAAAAGATTGAAGAATTAA